From bacterium, the proteins below share one genomic window:
- a CDS encoding DEAD/DEAH box helicase has product MTHIKQLVKQLTQDREFSKRIAHYRYLDPVKASYKPLDKQCPSAVRAAVAEMGISKLFSHQVQALDLLRKGRHVGITTPTASGKTLIYNIAVSEMLLKHPDAHALYLFPLKALAQDQLKTLKLFFKQIGGAGLNAAVYDGDTSASMRSKIKKNPPQVIFTNPDMLHFGMLAYPEGWKTFFSKLRYLVIDEAHTYRGVFGSHVAMILRRLRRFCHEKELTVIAGSATMANAQVFLETLTGLPFTIVEKSGAPRQGRHVILINPLGSPYSDAAVILQKCLEQSVKTILFTKSRKIAELIHIWVKQGMPEFAAKIAAYRAGYLPEERRKIEQQLFENKLEAVISTSALEAGIDVGGLDAAVLVGYPGTMISTWQRVGRAGRQDRDAVMILIALPDALDQYFLRHPDAFFDSKFENCVLDPNNVQLLKKHLPCASAEMVLTKKDKILFGETAWESMKEMVKEGLLHEAADGKRWMSPLQRPHRLMDIRSVGAQYMIKQDRDGIVLGSIDEPRVFKECHPGAVYLHAGVQYEVVGLDLDNKVVMIRETKADWYTQYTASEEVAILELAETEQVRASAEKFQAGLVHVRVTEKIVSYERRRMKDQSLLSEHKLDLPPRVFETQAILLTVPEVWRKRCLDHAMDFGGGLHAVEHTLIAALPVKVLCDRWDLGGLSTLAHPQVSQPCMFVYDGFPGGIGLVSKGLEVLESWIKTTKEMVETCACEDGCPACIHSPKCGSRNQPLDKQACQMILTAMTQQLPGSLTIAKHGVFSYAPVQTARKAEHPAVSDHTEVIAPYKQSLDKRKGYHMLVFDLETQKSAADVGGWNNSHKMRMSLGVVYDHTQDTFTTYREEKTQELMQHLLSADVVVGFNIDGFDLKVLSPYSPYVDRMKTLDILKDVHRVLGYRLSLDHLATHTLGRGKTAEGLQAITWFENGKWAELEAYCQADVAVTRDLFYFGIKFGYLLYERRGEMLKVPVDWHDRFPEILVP; this is encoded by the coding sequence CCTCAGCGGTTCGCGCGGCTGTCGCAGAAATGGGGATTTCCAAATTATTTTCCCATCAGGTTCAGGCACTGGATTTGCTGCGCAAGGGCAGGCATGTCGGCATCACCACTCCTACGGCTTCCGGAAAAACATTGATTTATAATATCGCTGTCAGTGAGATGCTTTTGAAACATCCTGATGCGCATGCGCTATATTTATTTCCCCTCAAAGCACTGGCCCAGGACCAATTGAAAACCCTGAAGCTATTTTTTAAACAAATTGGCGGAGCAGGTCTAAATGCAGCGGTTTATGACGGGGATACGTCTGCGTCCATGCGCAGCAAGATCAAGAAAAATCCCCCACAGGTAATCTTTACCAATCCGGATATGCTGCATTTCGGTATGCTGGCTTATCCGGAAGGGTGGAAGACTTTTTTCAGCAAACTCCGGTATCTGGTGATTGATGAGGCACATACTTATCGGGGTGTTTTTGGTTCGCATGTCGCCATGATCCTGCGCCGTTTGCGCCGCTTCTGTCATGAAAAAGAGCTTACCGTGATTGCCGGCTCAGCCACCATGGCCAATGCGCAGGTGTTTTTGGAAACATTGACCGGGTTGCCATTTACCATTGTTGAAAAAAGTGGAGCGCCCCGCCAAGGGCGGCATGTGATTCTCATCAATCCGCTGGGGAGTCCCTACTCGGATGCCGCAGTGATTCTTCAGAAGTGTCTGGAGCAATCGGTCAAGACCATTCTATTTACCAAATCACGTAAAATTGCAGAGTTGATTCATATCTGGGTCAAGCAAGGCATGCCGGAATTTGCCGCAAAAATTGCGGCCTATCGCGCCGGTTATTTGCCGGAAGAACGCCGGAAAATCGAGCAGCAATTGTTTGAGAATAAGCTGGAAGCGGTGATCAGTACCAGTGCTTTGGAGGCCGGTATTGATGTCGGCGGATTGGATGCCGCCGTCCTGGTCGGATATCCCGGCACCATGATCAGTACCTGGCAGCGGGTGGGCCGGGCCGGACGTCAGGATCGTGATGCGGTGATGATTCTCATTGCTTTACCGGATGCATTGGACCAGTATTTTCTCCGGCATCCGGATGCGTTTTTTGATTCTAAATTTGAGAATTGTGTATTGGATCCCAACAATGTTCAGCTGTTAAAAAAACATCTTCCCTGTGCATCTGCGGAAATGGTATTGACAAAAAAAGATAAAATACTGTTTGGCGAGACAGCCTGGGAGAGCATGAAGGAGATGGTAAAGGAAGGGCTGCTCCACGAAGCAGCAGATGGCAAGCGCTGGATGAGTCCTCTCCAACGGCCCCACCGGCTCATGGATATCCGTTCGGTGGGAGCACAGTACATGATTAAACAGGACCGTGACGGCATTGTGCTGGGGAGTATTGATGAACCGCGGGTTTTCAAGGAATGCCATCCCGGTGCGGTGTATTTGCATGCCGGTGTGCAGTATGAGGTGGTCGGTCTGGATCTGGACAACAAGGTGGTTATGATTCGGGAAACCAAGGCGGATTGGTATACCCAATATACTGCCTCGGAAGAAGTGGCTATTTTGGAACTTGCCGAGACAGAGCAGGTGCGCGCTTCTGCTGAAAAATTTCAAGCAGGGCTGGTGCATGTACGGGTTACTGAAAAAATTGTGTCCTACGAACGCCGTCGGATGAAAGACCAGTCGCTGCTCTCGGAGCATAAGCTTGATCTGCCCCCAAGAGTTTTTGAGACCCAGGCAATTCTTCTCACCGTACCGGAGGTTTGGCGTAAGCGATGCCTGGATCATGCTATGGATTTTGGCGGGGGTCTGCATGCGGTGGAGCACACCTTGATTGCAGCCCTGCCGGTCAAAGTGCTGTGTGATCGTTGGGACCTGGGCGGGTTGTCCACGCTGGCCCATCCTCAGGTAAGCCAGCCCTGCATGTTTGTGTATGACGGTTTTCCCGGCGGCATTGGCTTGGTAAGCAAGGGCCTGGAAGTGTTGGAAAGCTGGATAAAGACAACCAAGGAAATGGTGGAGACCTGTGCCTGCGAGGACGGCTGCCCGGCTTGTATTCATTCACCCAAATGCGGCAGTCGCAATCAACCGCTGGATAAGCAGGCTTGTCAAATGATTCTAACTGCCATGACCCAACAGTTACCCGGCAGCCTGACCATTGCCAAGCACGGCGTGTTTTCATATGCACCGGTACAGACAGCCCGGAAAGCGGAACACCCGGCTGTGTCGGATCACACGGAGGTCATTGCACCGTACAAGCAATCACTGGACAAAAGAAAGGGATATCATATGCTGGTATTTGATTTGGAAACCCAAAAAAGTGCCGCCGATGTCGGCGGCTGGAACAATTCGCATAAAATGCGTATGTCTTTGGGCGTGGTGTACGACCATACCCAGGATACTTTCACGACGTATCGTGAGGAAAAAACCCAGGAACTTATGCAGCATCTGCTTTCCGCAGATGTGGTGGTTGGGTTTAATATTGATGGGTTTGATTTAAAAGTCTTATCACCTTACAGTCCGTATGTGGATCGGATGAAGACACTGGATATTCTCAAAGATGTGCACCGGGTCTTAGGGTACCGCCTCTCCCTGGACCATCTGGCAACCCATACCCTGGGGCGCGGCAAGACGGCGGAAGGGTTGCAGGCGATTACATGGTTTGAAAACGGAAAATGGGCCGAGCTGGAAGCTTACTGTCAAGCCGATGTGGCGGTCACCCGCGATCTCTTTTATTTTGGCATCAAATTCGGCTATCTTCTCTATGAACGCCGGGGCGAGATGCTCAAAGTCCCGGTGGATTGGCATGACCGTTTTCCGGAGATATTGGTGCCCTGA
- a CDS encoding T9SS type A sorting domain-containing protein — MRLSSKFTCLTRVVLGIIISFFIFFSTSTPTQAAHPEIIYSTYFGDNGDERIEDIHVDKDGNVYVVGFTRNWMTTKHSGLVGLDDSYNGGVDNQEGFIAKLNENGALEYFTYIGGDNTDALHACTTDSQGYLYITGHTYSGVSGDFNNLITETDGTGVALSGTRDGIFIKLAQDYAPGPGPVYPIYGAYFGGSSWEYGLCIQTDNHGAAYIGGFGHSDFPVSPGGVGNPNSGGTNAFFMKFSPNGAADYNIEYSGLIAGDLHEPVDDFNVIDYQIFATGHTQSWGPNTSATNPFPIIPDGSTLDRVNDTLGANQGSDGYFTKVHSDGLSLIHSTFIGPEESPARTEFEGIHVDNDNNPLDADGNVFIVGSTEEINWSSFYSMPTTHQGGRDGIVVKLSSDYQTILYASFIGGTGDDKCNDIVMDNTGNYWITGFTNSPDWPNPGDGTGGDYDIFVLYMNKDGNILWSKRYGGDADEMKAHLDVEADVDERDNTLWFSGVSLEPTSVAYPTVANVNPPVNPIQSTHLSGPPLSTHTGSYDGVITHIKAPAVPLPWKDDFIDEDIGDVPGGWEHKTDHNSNRAIFTNLGSSQARIEVAAGETEGDVNSRDILCENDIPWMHINVDQIGTGAEWSLKIYLEEDNDNPVDLITANTKAGIHEVNYVDVLANHGKNWNGQSIRMELTVAGGEGKYIVLDYININTNHYYDSLPWEDHFDSMNVGTVPDGWDYKDGHVAADQAVITYAGNSLAKIKVPVDGGGYVETRKFVYDSSDIYGNVQVDVTECTATNWTLKLKNLSTITETDIITTQTGSGQFSGTYSAADGDELRFVLYITGTSGDYINVDFIRAVKWQMGLEEHFFHSPSANGTEPSGWGSGKYQCDMKYSYSENPTYAAITRTSGSGWGKIISPSHTVSTTNLNYLEISVADISPDTYWSVRVRRSDDNNTLVIPDTLERGIFEVDYITSASWSGPPTVTFTIEINVMGDVGKYIVVDSIKIRGADDVVLKIVDFSSSGVNQLCPYTTKANSLPDLMQGESLYFGHFMLEFGRVGSAWRGWNAMGHDPNTFVDGEQREIAATYYPYKHTSQKLFPETEADLVADEDAPYNQNSTELVQRHIDICNILGLNGAMFDLGTANEIVESFEEIGGVQRKVLELQSGYAWRKEVFDKYLVAINDNLAVNPDGIKYVIPVYEDKSQWKFVNHHHDKTGYVDRDDTVAKAKADLSAWWSIISTSYDSLLYKINDGGQMRPVIYMFCYEEESRFPSDDHISFRNTPDGRGITRLSAVELKAWYDALPDPKPILVTNMKKTNYPYDPEEIYNPGTDDTKLFMMEDENNRYSDIFEGYFEWPEIFGGPHSPYDQYHDLTEEIKRWNYNNLISRYDLELGKIRFLGSGAWPGFDDEKIKNWGANEWRKIPRRSTATDTGIPYIYTYNYHLDRVKSMDVPVKQVVTFNDWWEGANVEPSVDFYEKYASGGIWGASASQNETMRRLFQPVNNARQKIDEMKTGSSSSVNTDHVVLPYWGYTVRKGFPGDAVVQQAADDASEDIAQGNYVQAETDLQYFIHSIQSRTPTPTMTPTSTTTMTSTVSPTVTVSPTITPTPDYAWSEGFVGGVAGNQPGGWEDETDNSSFNSEIYYLASNSYAQVSRTADGTWGKVLTTGINCNVDTYPMVQVNISEISEDTTWKIGIQETEGSWQYWNISSSMQDTGTFSFNYQTVTAWSGTHNFSVTIIVEGDPGKYIQSDFIRVRRTVATQTPTATVTQTATVTPTATPANVYWTDFIGTAGQQPGDWQDETDNSAFDCEISYSTTSSIAEVERTAESGWGKVLFDAMTCDVDVYSFLEIKVTNVDANTSWKLGIQEAEGSYQFWDLHASQTGTDTYHIDYTNITGWTGVHTFQVQITVEGGSGTSITVDHLRVGGDETAQGGVVIVVDTATPTITPTITVSPTKTPTQVPATATPSPTKTVTATPTPWMKAKDVMAYPNPARDKVNFAYTISGQAKVVIDIYKLTGERVANITEHVDGGTGQTLSTAWNAVDVAPGIYFCRIVITDNSGKQVFKIMKKVALIK, encoded by the coding sequence ATGAGGTTATCATCCAAATTCACATGTTTGACCAGAGTAGTTCTAGGAATTATCATTAGTTTTTTCATTTTCTTCAGCACGTCAACCCCGACACAAGCCGCTCATCCCGAGATTATCTATAGTACTTATTTTGGTGATAATGGTGATGAACGAATTGAGGATATTCATGTTGATAAAGATGGAAATGTCTATGTGGTTGGGTTCACAAGAAACTGGATGACAACAAAGCACAGTGGGCTTGTTGGACTGGATGACTCCTATAACGGTGGAGTAGATAATCAAGAAGGTTTTATTGCAAAGCTAAATGAAAACGGCGCGCTAGAATATTTTACCTATATTGGTGGAGATAACACAGATGCCCTTCATGCGTGCACAACTGATAGCCAGGGTTATCTATATATTACTGGCCACACATATTCAGGCGTGTCTGGAGATTTTAATAACCTGATTACTGAGACCGATGGTACGGGTGTGGCACTCAGTGGAACTAGAGACGGTATATTCATTAAACTGGCTCAGGATTATGCACCCGGACCTGGACCTGTATATCCAATATATGGAGCGTACTTTGGGGGATCTAGTTGGGAATATGGCTTGTGTATTCAAACTGATAATCATGGTGCAGCATATATTGGCGGATTTGGTCATTCCGATTTTCCTGTTTCACCTGGAGGGGTCGGCAATCCGAATAGCGGTGGTACAAATGCATTTTTTATGAAGTTTAGTCCCAATGGCGCTGCTGATTATAATATTGAATATAGTGGTCTCATCGCTGGAGATTTACATGAACCGGTTGATGATTTTAATGTTATTGATTATCAAATATTTGCTACTGGTCACACTCAATCTTGGGGACCCAATACCAGTGCAACCAATCCATTTCCCATTATCCCAGATGGTTCAACTCTCGATCGTGTCAATGATACACTGGGTGCGAATCAAGGGAGTGATGGATATTTTACAAAGGTCCATTCGGATGGTCTGTCGCTAATTCATAGTACGTTTATTGGTCCGGAAGAAAGTCCGGCAAGGACAGAGTTTGAAGGTATTCATGTGGATAATGACAATAATCCACTGGATGCAGATGGTAATGTTTTTATTGTTGGTTCTACTGAAGAAATCAATTGGAGTAGTTTTTATTCCATGCCCACAACGCATCAGGGAGGTCGCGATGGTATTGTTGTTAAATTGAGCTCGGATTATCAAACGATACTATACGCATCATTTATTGGCGGTACAGGCGATGATAAATGTAACGATATTGTCATGGATAATACTGGGAATTACTGGATCACTGGATTTACAAACTCTCCCGATTGGCCGAATCCCGGTGATGGGACTGGCGGTGATTATGATATTTTTGTCTTATATATGAATAAAGATGGCAACATTCTTTGGAGCAAACGCTATGGTGGAGACGCTGATGAGATGAAGGCTCATTTGGATGTTGAGGCTGATGTCGATGAGCGGGACAATACACTTTGGTTTTCAGGTGTGAGTCTTGAACCGACGAGTGTTGCTTACCCTACTGTTGCCAATGTCAATCCGCCTGTCAATCCGATCCAAAGCACTCATCTTAGCGGCCCGCCGCTTTCGACGCATACCGGGTCCTATGATGGTGTTATCACACATATTAAAGCCCCGGCAGTACCATTGCCGTGGAAAGATGATTTTATCGATGAAGACATTGGAGATGTTCCTGGCGGGTGGGAGCATAAAACTGATCATAATAGTAATCGGGCTATTTTTACAAATTTAGGAAGTTCACAAGCGCGGATTGAAGTAGCAGCAGGTGAAACCGAAGGAGATGTCAATAGCCGTGATATTTTATGTGAAAATGATATTCCTTGGATGCATATTAATGTTGATCAAATTGGAACAGGTGCGGAATGGTCATTGAAAATTTATCTCGAAGAGGATAATGACAATCCGGTTGATTTGATAACTGCGAACACCAAAGCAGGAATTCATGAAGTTAATTATGTTGATGTGCTTGCGAACCATGGAAAAAACTGGAACGGTCAATCCATAAGAATGGAGCTGACCGTTGCAGGTGGTGAAGGGAAATACATTGTCCTGGATTATATTAATATTAATACAAACCATTATTACGATAGCCTGCCTTGGGAGGATCACTTTGATAGCATGAATGTCGGTACTGTTCCAGATGGCTGGGACTATAAAGATGGACATGTGGCAGCTGATCAGGCTGTTATAACGTATGCCGGTAATTCTTTGGCGAAGATCAAGGTTCCGGTTGATGGCGGCGGTTATGTTGAAACTCGAAAATTTGTATATGACTCAAGCGATATCTATGGAAATGTGCAGGTTGATGTAACAGAATGCACTGCCACAAATTGGACTTTGAAATTAAAGAATCTTTCGACAATTACGGAGACGGATATTATCACCACGCAAACGGGTTCCGGCCAATTTAGCGGGACTTATTCAGCGGCAGATGGCGATGAACTTCGTTTTGTGTTATACATCACCGGAACTTCGGGAGACTATATCAATGTTGATTTTATTCGTGCTGTGAAATGGCAGATGGGATTGGAAGAACATTTTTTCCATTCGCCATCCGCAAATGGAACAGAACCGAGTGGTTGGGGAAGTGGGAAATATCAGTGTGATATGAAGTATAGTTATTCAGAAAATCCAACCTACGCAGCAATAACGCGGACAAGCGGTTCGGGATGGGGGAAAATTATCTCGCCTTCGCATACTGTCAGCACGACGAACCTGAATTATTTGGAAATATCAGTTGCTGATATTTCTCCAGATACATACTGGAGCGTTCGAGTGAGAAGAAGTGATGATAATAATACTTTGGTCATTCCGGATACCTTGGAACGTGGTATTTTCGAGGTCGACTATATTACCAGCGCTAGCTGGAGCGGACCACCCACTGTGACATTCACAATTGAAATTAATGTAATGGGTGATGTGGGAAAATATATTGTTGTTGACAGTATTAAAATTCGCGGGGCGGATGATGTAGTATTGAAAATTGTAGATTTTTCCTCTAGTGGTGTCAATCAGTTGTGTCCTTATACAACCAAGGCAAATTCCCTCCCGGATTTAATGCAGGGTGAGTCTTTGTATTTTGGTCACTTTATGTTGGAATTTGGAAGAGTAGGCTCCGCGTGGCGGGGTTGGAATGCTATGGGGCATGATCCAAATACCTTTGTTGATGGAGAACAAAGAGAGATAGCAGCAACCTACTATCCCTACAAGCATACAAGTCAAAAGCTGTTTCCTGAAACAGAAGCTGATTTGGTAGCTGATGAAGATGCACCTTATAACCAAAATAGTACTGAATTGGTTCAGAGGCATATTGATATTTGCAATATATTGGGCTTGAATGGTGCCATGTTTGATTTGGGTACTGCGAATGAGATTGTAGAGAGCTTTGAAGAAATCGGAGGTGTGCAACGAAAAGTATTGGAATTACAAAGCGGTTATGCTTGGCGCAAAGAAGTCTTTGATAAATACTTGGTCGCTATTAATGACAATCTGGCAGTTAATCCTGATGGTATCAAATATGTTATTCCGGTTTATGAAGATAAATCTCAATGGAAGTTCGTCAATCATCATCATGATAAAACAGGTTATGTAGACCGGGATGATACCGTTGCAAAAGCAAAAGCTGATTTAAGTGCCTGGTGGAGTATTATTAGTACGAGTTACGATAGTTTGTTATATAAAATCAATGATGGTGGTCAGATGCGTCCTGTTATTTATATGTTCTGCTATGAAGAAGAATCGCGATTTCCTTCCGATGACCACATATCTTTCCGGAACACACCAGATGGCCGTGGGATTACACGGTTGTCAGCGGTTGAACTCAAGGCTTGGTATGATGCCTTACCAGATCCCAAGCCTATATTGGTTACAAATATGAAGAAAACGAATTATCCCTATGATCCTGAAGAAATATATAATCCAGGAACAGATGATACAAAACTTTTTATGATGGAAGACGAAAATAACCGGTATAGTGATATTTTTGAAGGTTATTTCGAATGGCCTGAAATATTTGGCGGCCCGCACAGTCCTTATGATCAATATCACGATCTTACTGAGGAAATCAAACGGTGGAATTATAATAACTTGATCTCCCGTTATGACCTGGAGCTTGGTAAAATACGCTTCCTTGGAAGCGGTGCCTGGCCAGGATTTGATGATGAAAAAATAAAAAATTGGGGAGCAAATGAATGGCGGAAAATCCCCAGACGTTCGACTGCTACTGATACTGGAATACCATACATCTATACCTACAATTATCATTTAGATCGTGTTAAGAGCATGGATGTGCCGGTCAAGCAGGTGGTAACGTTCAATGATTGGTGGGAAGGTGCCAATGTCGAACCATCAGTTGATTTTTATGAAAAATATGCTTCTGGCGGAATATGGGGAGCTTCTGCCAGTCAAAATGAAACAATGAGACGGTTGTTCCAGCCTGTGAATAATGCGCGACAAAAGATTGACGAGATGAAGACCGGTTCATCAAGCTCGGTCAATACTGATCATGTCGTGCTGCCTTATTGGGGCTATACAGTTCGCAAAGGGTTCCCAGGTGATGCGGTCGTACAGCAAGCAGCTGATGATGCTAGCGAGGATATTGCGCAGGGAAATTATGTACAAGCAGAGACGGATCTTCAGTATTTTATTCATTCAATTCAGTCGAGAACACCGACGCCAACAATGACTCCTACGTCAACAACTACGATGACATCTACAGTCTCTCCGACAGTGACAGTGTCGCCGACGATTACACCCACACCGGATTATGCTTGGTCTGAGGGTTTTGTTGGAGGCGTTGCGGGGAATCAGCCCGGCGGCTGGGAAGACGAGACCGACAATAGCAGTTTTAATTCGGAAATTTATTATCTAGCATCGAATTCTTATGCTCAGGTTTCACGTACGGCGGATGGTACTTGGGGTAAAGTGTTAACCACTGGGATTAATTGCAATGTGGATACATACCCCATGGTTCAAGTGAATATCAGTGAGATCTCTGAGGATACAACTTGGAAAATTGGTATCCAGGAGACTGAGGGGAGTTGGCAGTATTGGAATATTAGTTCGAGCATGCAAGATACCGGGACGTTTAGTTTCAATTATCAAACAGTCACCGCTTGGAGCGGGACACATAACTTCAGTGTGACAATTATTGTTGAAGGCGATCCAGGGAAGTATATTCAGTCTGATTTTATTAGGGTCCGTCGAACTGTCGCTACCCAGACACCGACGGCTACTGTAACGCAAACTGCTACTGTAACACCAACTGCAACCCCGGCCAATGTGTACTGGACTGATTTCATCGGCACCGCCGGGCAGCAGCCCGGTGACTGGCAGGATGAGACGGACAACAGTGCTTTTGACTGTGAGATCAGCTACAGCACCACCAGCAGCATCGCGGAAGTAGAAAGAACAGCGGAGAGTGGTTGGGGCAAGGTACTTTTTGATGCCATGACCTGTGATGTGGATGTCTATTCCTTCTTAGAGATCAAAGTCACCAATGTTGATGCCAATACCAGCTGGAAACTGGGTATCCAGGAAGCTGAGGGAAGCTATCAGTTCTGGGATCTCCATGCCTCGCAGACCGGCACGGACACATATCACATTGACTACACCAATATCACGGGCTGGACAGGTGTGCATACCTTCCAGGTGCAGATCACAGTAGAAGGCGGCAGCGGTACTTCCATCACTGTGGATCACCTGCGTGTAGGCGGCGATGAGACCGCGCAGGGCGGCGTTGTGATTGTAGTGGATACCGCGACCCCAACAATTACTCCGACGATTACAGTGAGCCCGACCAAGACACCGACGCAAGTACCTGCAACAGCAACCCCGTCGCCGACAAAAACAGTGACCGCGACTCCGACACCATGGATGAAAGCCAAGGATGTGATGGCCTACCCGAATCCGGCGCGTGACAAGGTGAATTTTGCCTACACCATCTCCGGTCAGGCCAAGGTTGTGATTGACATCTACAAACTGACCGGCGAGCGCGTGGCGAATATCACCGAGCATGTGGATGGCGGCACAGGCCAGACTCTGAGCACAGCTTGGAACGCAGTGGATGTCGCGCCGGGCATCTACTTCTGCCGGATCGTGATCACGGACAACAGCGGCAAGCAGGTATTCAAGATTATGAAGAAGGTCGCATTAATCAAGTAG
- a CDS encoding Fic family protein, whose translation MYLPKYSLTDHLIRKLESIASLKSKIESSLVGVGWIPKLVKDALLRLTHSSTAIEGNTLSLKEVMLLSDGKDISYKSRREKQEVFNYLELMKYIENNAAHKEFKESDILWMHSIIGKKNVLDREPIGKYRNYQVYVGEYKPMSSSRVKKTMDDLLVWSNQEGIKKSPIISSAIIHYRCETIHPFGDGNGRLGRAWAIWELYRRGFDTNHIFAIDEIYLENKKKYYRSLARHQNKGENADITGWIEFVAEAIEWSLERTWKRLDKVRIDKKIVLTEKQETLLAMLRNQSMHIQDIMKELGVTKSGAHAIVKNLLENSLVERQGGYRSGKYHLIN comes from the coding sequence ATGTATCTGCCAAAATACAGCCTTACCGATCATTTGATAAGAAAGCTTGAGTCTATCGCATCTTTGAAATCGAAAATCGAAAGCTCCTTGGTGGGCGTTGGCTGGATACCCAAATTGGTAAAAGATGCGCTGTTGAGATTAACTCATTCTTCTACTGCCATAGAAGGAAATACACTTTCCTTAAAAGAAGTCATGTTGCTGTCAGATGGAAAGGACATCTCCTATAAAAGCCGGAGGGAAAAGCAAGAGGTATTCAACTATCTTGAATTAATGAAATATATTGAAAATAACGCCGCGCATAAGGAATTCAAGGAAAGTGATATTTTATGGATGCACTCAATTATCGGCAAGAAAAATGTGTTGGATAGGGAACCGATCGGCAAATATCGAAACTATCAGGTGTATGTCGGTGAGTATAAGCCAATGAGCAGTTCGCGGGTGAAAAAAACGATGGATGATTTGTTGGTGTGGAGTAACCAGGAGGGTATTAAGAAGTCACCCATCATTTCATCAGCAATTATTCATTACAGATGTGAAACGATACATCCGTTTGGTGACGGCAATGGGCGATTGGGAAGAGCCTGGGCGATTTGGGAATTGTATAGAAGGGGATTTGATACGAACCATATATTTGCCATTGATGAAATATACCTGGAAAATAAAAAAAAATATTACAGGTCTTTAGCAAGACATCAAAATAAAGGCGAGAATGCGGATATAACCGGTTGGATTGAGTTTGTGGCGGAAGCCATTGAGTGGTCTTTGGAAAGAACATGGAAAAGACTGGATAAGGTAAGGATTGATAAAAAAATAGTATTAACGGAAAAACAAGAGACGCTGTTGGCCATGCTGAGAAACCAGTCAATGCACATTCAGGATATCATGAAGGAATTGGGTGTGACAAAGTCAGGGGCGCATGCCATTGTTAAGAACCTTTTGGAAAACAGCTTGGTTGAAAGACAAGGCGGGTATCGATCCGGGAAATACCATTTGATAAATTAA